From the Niveibacterium microcysteis genome, the window CGGCTTGCGGTGGATGTGCAGCTGGCCCCAGGTGAGGATCTCAAATAGTTCATCCAGTGTGCCGTAGCCGCCAGGGAGGGCGATGAAACCTTCGGCGCGATCAGCCATCGCCGCCTTGCGGGTGTGCATGGAGTCTACGACCACCATCTCGGTGGCGCCGCGGTGTTGCAGTTCGCGTTCAACCATGAAATCGGGGATCACGCCGAAAGCGCGCCCACCCGACTCGAGGCTCGCATCGGCCACGATGCCCATCAGGCCGATGTCACCGCCACCCCACACCAGTTCGATGCCTTGTTCGGCGAGCAGTTTGCCGAGCGCGATGGCGGATTGCCGATAAACCGGGCGCGTGCCAGAACGCGCACCGCAGAAGACGCAAATGGATTTCATCTGATCAAACCGTCTTGCTTGAGGGAGCGGCAGTATGCCTCGCCTCGCGCAACAGGGGGATGAAATGGCCCGCCTCACTCGCCTTGCAGGATCAATACACCTTGCTGGATGAGTGCCGATAGCGTGTGCAAGACATCCTGGGCGGCGGTATCCGCTGGTCGGCTTGGAAAGGCATGTTCGCAGGCGAAGCCGAGCGTTTCCCCGCCACCCAGAGCATCGAGCAGTTTGGCTTCGGGTCCGCCGAGGCTGCGAAATTGCACCGCGAGCCCGTGTCGCCAGACCAGCAACGCGTGCGCCGAACGCTCGGGCGCTTCGCTTTCGGTATCCGGGTCGGCTTGCAATTGGTGCCAGAGCGGTTCGATCAACCATTCCAGTGTCAGCACGGATACGCTTGGATGCACTGCGAACCGTAGAGATGGCCAGTGGTCGGGCGGATAGGCCGCCAGTTGGCGCAGGTCGGACATCGCACAATCCGCGGCATCAAAAGCGTGCCGCACAGCCCACTCCATGCGGATCAGGTCGGCCAGGGCAGGGTGAGGTAGTGCTTCCGGCTCACGGGTGACGAAATCGTACAGGGCGTCGCCGAACCACCGGATCGACGGATGCCGTGACGGATGGGCGCGGAGGTAGTCCACGCCCAGGTTCGCGAAGGCTTCATCGCCAAGTGCTGCGGCAAGCACCGGGTAGTTATCGCGCAGCGCGGCGACCATGCGGCCACGATAGGCATTCGCGTAGATCGCAAAGCGCGCCTCGACCGGCGTACGACCGGCGGCGAGCAGCGCTTGCGGGCAGGTCTCCGCAAGCAAGCTGGCGCGAAATACGCGCTGCTGATCGAGCAACGTGGTCATGTGGCCACCTTGGTAGAGACTGCAAGCGAGGCAATGGCGCGTGCCTGATCGAGCTCCGCCAACAACTCGGGCAACGCCGGAATGTTGTCGTCCCGCTCGATCATCGTTGGCACCTGGCCGAGCCGTTCAACCGCATAGGCGTAGAGATCCCACA encodes:
- a CDS encoding TIGR00730 family Rossman fold protein; its protein translation is MKSICVFCGARSGTRPVYRQSAIALGKLLAEQGIELVWGGGDIGLMGIVADASLESGGRAFGVIPDFMVERELQHRGATEMVVVDSMHTRKAAMADRAEGFIALPGGYGTLDELFEILTWGQLHIHRKPIGLLNVEGFYEPLLAMVRHMVKEGFVKPENLDLFCVGDTPAALLAAMRAWRAPAGDWVPPLSPQQG
- a CDS encoding DNA-binding domain-containing protein, giving the protein MTTLLDQQRVFRASLLAETCPQALLAAGRTPVEARFAIYANAYRGRMVAALRDNYPVLAAALGDEAFANLGVDYLRAHPSRHPSIRWFGDALYDFVTREPEALPHPALADLIRMEWAVRHAFDAADCAMSDLRQLAAYPPDHWPSLRFAVHPSVSVLTLEWLIEPLWHQLQADPDTESEAPERSAHALLVWRHGLAVQFRSLGGPEAKLLDALGGGETLGFACEHAFPSRPADTAAQDVLHTLSALIQQGVLILQGE